In Candidatus Kaistella beijingensis, a genomic segment contains:
- a CDS encoding enoyl-CoA hydratase-related protein, producing the protein MAYENIILENDGKVSLITINRPQSLNALNAKTISELSGVLDEITKDDNLRSVIITGSGEKSFVAGADIKEFSDFGSAAAEELARNGQNILFNKIENLNKPVIAAVNGFALGGGLELAMSCHIRYASENAKLGLPEVTLGLIPGYGGTQRLPKLVGKGLANELIFSAKMISAQRAKEIGLVNEVFSLEELLPKAKELANQIANNSPMAISKAIIAVNQYDTDKGFETEIKSFGELFEMDDKKEGVAAFLEKRKPSF; encoded by the coding sequence ATGGCCTACGAAAACATAATTCTAGAAAACGACGGAAAAGTCTCATTGATAACGATAAACAGACCTCAAAGTTTAAACGCTTTGAATGCCAAAACCATTTCGGAATTGAGCGGTGTTTTAGATGAAATTACAAAAGACGACAATTTAAGAAGCGTAATCATTACCGGAAGTGGGGAAAAATCATTCGTCGCAGGTGCAGATATTAAAGAATTTTCTGATTTCGGAAGTGCGGCTGCAGAGGAATTGGCAAGAAACGGACAAAACATTTTATTTAATAAAATTGAAAACCTCAACAAACCTGTAATTGCGGCTGTAAACGGTTTTGCTTTAGGTGGCGGTTTAGAATTGGCCATGTCTTGCCACATTCGTTACGCATCGGAAAATGCGAAATTGGGACTTCCGGAAGTAACTTTAGGATTAATTCCCGGTTATGGCGGAACACAACGTTTACCGAAATTAGTTGGTAAAGGCTTAGCGAACGAGTTGATTTTTTCAGCAAAAATGATTTCAGCGCAAAGAGCAAAAGAAATCGGTTTGGTTAACGAAGTTTTTAGTTTAGAGGAACTCTTGCCAAAAGCGAAAGAATTGGCCAACCAAATTGCCAATAATTCTCCGATGGCGATTTCAAAGGCAATTATTGCTGTAAATCAATATGATACAGACAAAGGTTTTGAAACGGAAATAAAATCCTTCGGCGAACTTTTTGAAATGGATGATAAGAAAGAAGGAGTTGCTGCGTTTTTAGAAAAGAGAAAACCCTCTTTTTAA
- a CDS encoding hydrogen peroxide-inducible genes activator, with amino-acid sequence MNIQQLEYLIAVDKYKHFGNAAQACFITQPTLSAMIQKFEDELDVKIFDRTTHPIRTTDVGSQIIVEAKKVIDTINELKNKASLLNNVLAGKLNLGIIPTVSGFILPVEIFEFLKLNPKIELHVKEMTTDNIIKALKSGELDAGIISTPYSAANEFYSDFLFNEELMIYSADENESEKDSYVVPEEIDVQKVWLLEEGNCLRTQFENICQLRENTMKPKNLEFLASNISTLVQMVDKLGGISILPELAIEQLAENQKKMVKRFRKPFPYREISVIYYKPTYKQKILDELIAFIKESLSKKLNYNKDPENFVGIKPQ; translated from the coding sequence ATGAACATTCAACAACTTGAATATCTGATCGCTGTAGATAAATACAAACATTTTGGTAATGCAGCTCAAGCGTGTTTTATTACGCAGCCAACTTTAAGTGCAATGATCCAAAAGTTTGAGGACGAACTTGATGTGAAGATTTTTGACCGTACAACGCACCCTATTCGAACGACGGATGTAGGTTCCCAAATCATCGTTGAAGCCAAAAAAGTAATAGATACTATAAATGAGCTCAAGAACAAGGCGAGTCTTCTGAACAACGTTTTGGCGGGAAAATTAAACCTTGGGATTATTCCGACCGTTTCCGGATTTATTTTGCCGGTGGAAATTTTTGAATTCTTAAAACTGAATCCAAAAATTGAGTTGCACGTAAAGGAAATGACGACAGACAACATCATCAAAGCTTTGAAAAGCGGCGAACTTGATGCGGGAATTATTTCCACCCCTTATTCTGCTGCGAATGAATTTTATAGTGATTTTCTCTTTAATGAAGAATTGATGATTTATTCTGCCGATGAAAATGAATCTGAAAAAGACAGTTATGTGGTTCCGGAAGAAATCGATGTGCAGAAAGTTTGGCTTTTAGAAGAAGGAAATTGTTTGAGAACACAGTTTGAAAATATTTGCCAACTCCGTGAAAATACCATGAAGCCTAAAAATTTAGAGTTTCTTGCTTCCAATATTTCCACTTTGGTTCAAATGGTCGACAAATTGGGCGGAATCAGTATTTTACCTGAATTGGCGATTGAGCAACTTGCTGAAAATCAGAAAAAAATGGTGAAGCGTTTCAGAAAACCTTTTCCTTACCGTGAGATTTCGGTGATTTATTACAAGCCTACCTATAAACAAAAAATTTTAGACGAACTCATTGCCTTCATCAAGGAATCTTTGAGTAAAAAACTGAATTACAATAAAGATCCGGAAAATTTTGTGGGCATTAAACCCCAATAA
- the metK gene encoding methionine adenosyltransferase, with product MSYLFTSESVSEGHPDKVADQISDALIDHFLAADPSSKVACETLVTTGQVVLAGEVKSTAYLDVQDIARKVINGIGYTKGEYMFNGDSCGVISAIHEQSPDINQGVDRVGEEADFETRANAQGAGDQGMMFGYATNETENYMPLALDLAHTILRELSDLRRENNAIQYLRPDAKSQVTIEYSDDHKPIRIDSIVVSTQHDDFGSEEAMLAKIRKDIVEILIPKVKAKQKREIQELFNDQIKYHVNPTGKFVIGGPHGDTGLTGRKIIVDTYGGKGAHGGGAFSGKDPSKVDRSAAYAVRHIAKNLVAAGVADEVLVQVSYAIGVAEPCGLYINTYGTAKVDLHDGDIAEKVQKIFDLRPFAIEQNLKLRNPIYQETASYGHMGRDYYVADKTFNKGTKNEITLKDLEFFTWEKLDKVDEIKKEFGL from the coding sequence ATGTCATATTTATTTACGTCCGAATCCGTTTCAGAAGGACATCCGGACAAAGTTGCCGATCAGATTTCCGATGCGTTAATCGACCACTTTTTAGCGGCAGATCCAAGTTCAAAAGTAGCTTGTGAAACTTTGGTTACTACAGGGCAGGTTGTTTTAGCGGGTGAGGTGAAATCCACCGCTTATCTTGATGTTCAGGATATTGCAAGAAAAGTAATCAACGGAATTGGTTACACGAAAGGCGAATACATGTTCAATGGCGATTCTTGTGGAGTAATTTCTGCCATTCACGAACAATCACCCGACATCAATCAGGGAGTTGATCGAGTAGGAGAAGAAGCTGATTTTGAAACCCGTGCAAACGCACAAGGAGCGGGAGATCAAGGAATGATGTTCGGTTACGCAACCAACGAAACCGAAAATTATATGCCGCTTGCTTTGGATTTGGCGCACACGATTTTGAGAGAGCTTTCTGATTTAAGGAGAGAAAATAACGCGATTCAATATCTCCGTCCTGATGCAAAATCACAGGTGACAATTGAATATTCTGATGATCACAAACCAATCAGGATTGATTCTATCGTTGTTTCTACGCAGCATGACGATTTTGGAAGTGAGGAAGCGATGTTGGCAAAAATCAGAAAAGATATCGTGGAAATTTTGATTCCAAAAGTGAAGGCAAAACAGAAAAGAGAAATCCAAGAACTCTTCAACGACCAAATTAAATATCACGTGAATCCGACAGGGAAATTCGTGATCGGCGGTCCCCATGGAGATACAGGTTTAACAGGAAGAAAAATTATTGTTGATACGTACGGTGGAAAAGGTGCACATGGAGGTGGAGCATTTTCAGGGAAAGATCCTTCAAAAGTAGATAGAAGTGCAGCTTATGCAGTTCGCCACATTGCAAAAAATTTGGTAGCAGCAGGAGTTGCGGATGAAGTTTTGGTTCAGGTTTCTTACGCCATTGGTGTTGCAGAACCATGTGGTTTGTACATCAACACTTACGGAACTGCAAAAGTAGATTTACATGATGGGGATATCGCAGAAAAAGTTCAGAAAATTTTCGATTTGAGACCTTTTGCCATCGAACAAAACTTGAAGCTGAGAAATCCGATCTATCAGGAAACCGCTTCTTACGGACACATGGGAAGAGATTATTATGTTGCTGATAAAACCTTTAATAAAGGAACAAAGAACGAAATCACCCTTAAAGATCTAGAATTCTTTACCTGGGAAAAATTAGATAAAGTGGACGAAATCAAAAAAGAGTTCGGACTTTAA
- a CDS encoding RNA polymerase sigma factor — protein MNTKTDSWLISSFKNGDENALAVLIERHQKDLFSFIFYKLMDEDLANDIFQDTFMKIIVTLKEGRYNEEGKFILWAKRIAHNLIIDHFRLRAKHNKVSDSSYDNDEFSIFDLLANQEENIEEQLISRQIQEDLMKMLKFLPENQQEVIKLRFFDGLSFKEIADQTDTSINTTLGRVRYALINLRKIMEEHHIILTR, from the coding sequence ATGAACACAAAGACAGATAGTTGGTTGATTTCAAGCTTCAAAAACGGCGACGAAAACGCACTTGCCGTCCTCATCGAAAGACACCAAAAAGACTTATTCTCCTTCATTTTCTATAAATTGATGGATGAAGATTTGGCAAACGACATTTTCCAAGATACATTTATGAAAATTATTGTGACCTTGAAAGAGGGGCGTTACAATGAAGAAGGTAAATTTATTCTTTGGGCGAAAAGAATTGCACATAATTTAATAATTGATCATTTCCGTTTAAGGGCGAAACACAACAAGGTTTCTGATTCTTCTTATGATAACGACGAATTCTCCATTTTTGACTTATTGGCAAATCAGGAAGAAAACATTGAGGAGCAGTTAATCAGTCGTCAAATTCAGGAGGATCTGATGAAAATGTTGAAGTTTTTGCCCGAAAATCAGCAGGAAGTCATCAAGCTAAGATTTTTTGATGGATTAAGTTTTAAGGAAATTGCCGATCAAACCGACACCAGTATCAACACAACACTTGGTAGAGTGCGGTATGCGCTGATTAATCTGCGAAAAATTATGGAGGAACACCATATTATTTTAACCAGATAA
- a CDS encoding catalase encodes MSDKKLTNSAGIPYFDHQDSQTVGARGPVLLQDFILQENLAHFVRERIPERIVHAKGTGAYGTFTVTHDISKYTKAKLFSKVGNSCKMFARFSTVGGEKGSADTERDPRGFALKFYTEDGNWDLVGNNTPVFFIKDAKKFPDFIHTQKRVPKTNLKSATMMWDFWSLNPESLHQVLILMSDRGTPHGYRHMHGFGSHTFSMINAANERVWVKFHLKTKQGIKNFSHDEAVKMKGENPDFAQEDLVDAIENGNFPKWTMYIQVMTEEQAKEFRWNPFDVTKVWFQDEFPLIEVGEMELNEIPVNYFAHVEQSTFSPSNLVNGISFSPDKMLQGRLFSYPDAHRYRVGVNSHLLEVNRCPFATNNSQRDGFMADSSHYKDAPNYFPNSFDDIKADESYKNFEYDLDSTRVGNFNRNENDDDHYTQPGLLYTKALNQKDRENLVYNITQSMKGISGPKREEIINRQLCHFFRANIELGMKIAMSLQINIDANMMNHSKS; translated from the coding sequence ATGAGTGATAAAAAACTCACCAATTCAGCCGGAATCCCCTATTTCGACCATCAAGATTCGCAAACTGTTGGAGCGAGAGGTCCGGTTTTGTTGCAGGATTTTATTTTACAGGAAAATCTTGCGCATTTTGTCCGTGAAAGAATTCCGGAAAGAATCGTTCACGCCAAAGGAACCGGCGCTTACGGAACTTTTACCGTAACTCACGATATTTCAAAATACACCAAAGCGAAACTTTTTTCCAAAGTTGGAAATTCCTGTAAAATGTTTGCAAGATTTTCCACCGTTGGCGGCGAAAAAGGAAGTGCCGATACAGAGCGCGATCCACGAGGTTTTGCTCTGAAATTTTACACCGAAGACGGAAATTGGGATTTGGTTGGAAACAACACGCCTGTTTTTTTCATTAAAGACGCCAAAAAATTTCCCGATTTTATCCATACCCAAAAACGTGTTCCAAAAACAAACTTGAAAAGCGCAACCATGATGTGGGATTTTTGGAGTTTGAATCCGGAATCGCTTCATCAGGTTTTAATTCTCATGTCGGATCGCGGAACGCCGCATGGTTACAGACACATGCACGGATTTGGCTCTCATACTTTTTCTATGATTAATGCTGCAAACGAAAGGGTTTGGGTGAAATTCCATTTAAAAACAAAACAGGGAATTAAGAACTTTTCTCACGATGAAGCCGTGAAAATGAAAGGAGAAAATCCCGATTTCGCACAAGAAGATTTAGTTGATGCTATTGAAAATGGAAACTTCCCTAAATGGACAATGTACATTCAAGTGATGACGGAAGAACAGGCAAAAGAATTCCGTTGGAATCCGTTTGATGTGACGAAAGTTTGGTTTCAGGACGAATTCCCTTTAATTGAAGTGGGTGAAATGGAACTGAACGAAATTCCTGTCAATTATTTTGCTCACGTAGAACAATCCACTTTTTCACCCAGTAATTTGGTCAATGGAATCAGTTTTTCGCCCGACAAAATGCTGCAGGGAAGACTTTTCTCTTATCCCGATGCACATCGATACAGGGTTGGCGTGAATTCTCATCTTCTTGAAGTGAACCGATGTCCTTTCGCAACCAACAACTCTCAACGAGACGGATTTATGGCGGATTCTTCTCATTACAAAGACGCTCCGAATTACTTCCCGAACAGTTTTGATGATATTAAAGCTGATGAATCCTACAAAAATTTTGAGTACGATTTAGACAGCACAAGAGTTGGAAATTTCAACCGAAATGAAAATGACGACGACCATTACACACAACCGGGATTGCTTTACACAAAGGCTTTAAATCAAAAAGACCGCGAGAATTTAGTGTACAATATCACTCAATCTATGAAAGGAATTTCAGGGCCGAAAAGGGAGGAAATTATCAACCGACAATTATGTCATTTTTTCCGTGCAAATATAGAATTGGGGATGAAAATTGCGATGTCTTTGCAGATAAACATTGATGCCAATATGATGAACCATTCCAAATCTTAG